A region of the Cottoperca gobio chromosome 22, fCotGob3.1, whole genome shotgun sequence genome:
GAAAGTGCAAATCTAATGATTAGTTTGTGACATTCTGTTCAGTATGTAAATACCTAAAGATATATGTAAGTCGTACAAATTACCTCTCAATCACGTCTTTTGCACTAATGTAGTACAACTTTATCCCCCCCGACCTTCTAATGCTGCAGGCTGAAAGCCGTTACTTTCCCGCGAAAGATAAACAGTTGATGCTGTTGAGGttgaagcaggagaagaaggcGACTCAGTGCACCAGCAGTGTCTGTTTCCCTCTTCCCAGTCCAGGTTGTACATGTGATTGTAATTGGGAAGTACCTATAAGTGCCACAGAGCTGTGTGGGACAGTGGTTGTTTACAAACTCAAGCAACAATGTAATGTTTGTCCTGTTGACTTCACTTGCTCAAAGTGCTGCTATTCTTCGTCTATGGGATTTGAATATCTCCTTTGCTTTACTCCATCTAAGTCTAAGCTACAGCAGGTTTCAGAGCTGAAATGTAATTCTTGTTTGTCAAATTTGTGACCCTTTTTTGATTTTCAATTGATGTTTCCCCAGAATGATTTTGTTGTAATCTTGGTGTCTTGTTAGCTGGTATTTATGTTTggttatttttgtaatttgttcGATGATGATTGCAGATTTTTCCAATAAATTTGATTAGTAAAGTAGATTTTTGTCATGACTTTTATTCAATCgctacactttttttttttattgatttataacTTCAAAACCGGAAATGAAAGTTAAAACGGGAAGTGTGCTGGTATATTCTGTAGCGTAGATATCACTTCAGTTCCATTTCAGTGAAAGCTGAAGGGGAAGTGTGTTGTCAGCTCTTGTGAAGAAGTATCTGCGTCGGCTTTTGTaagttgctgttgtttttcattaCTGTAGAAACTATTCATCTGATATTTAAACCAAAATGATGAGTTCTGTGATTAGAGCGGTCAGCATTgaagtgtgtttatttgtagtCATGCTTTTGAACAGGTGAGGAGCACTTTAAAGGGAACATGACATCTCTGTACAGCAGCCTTCACGACAATTATGTTCCAAACAAAAGGGTAGGACTACCATCAAATATTCACCAAGTTATTCACTCTGGTATGAAATATGTCTTTATTCCTGGACTTGTTTTCTATAAAACTTCCTGTTTTCAGAGGTCGACCAGCTGTGTGACGTTAGCTGTGGTTCTGGGCTGTCTGACCGTCCTGGGGATCCTGCTCGCCATCGCTGTGCTGGAAAGACCAGCGGCGCCCAAAGATCACGAGACACTTCCTCAGGACACTGGTGGAGGCAATTTCTCTACGGAGCAGTGCCGGTAATAATGTGCTGAAGATagatttatatacagtatataatctACTCGGTTACATAAGTATTAAGTGATGGCTTTACAGCTGCGTCTTCTGTTCAACAATCTGAACAACTGTGGCTCaaagtatatttaatattgttagACTTTAACATTATGTTAATTCACATATGAtatagtatttttttatatatatttattttttcttctattttatatttatgtttcttaatTTGTGCAAtacttgcttttatttaattttctcatgtttattttatgcacAATTATACACCAacgcaaattccttgtatgtgaaaacctactttgtaattctgcttctgcttctatGTTGTAGTTTCATCTCCAGGAAATTTGAAACGTTGACtttattaatagtaataattatttAGATGTTTAGACCTGTTGTATGGAATGATACAAAATAGATCTCTACTATACAACgtctgtttttaatgtaaactACAGTGTACTGTGCAGTAAAATATTACCAAGTGTTCCTCTTTCTAACTTTATCTACATCTGTTGACTAAATGGTTATTCATTTTCTAAATTGTTTCTGTAAATTATAATTTTCTCTAGTTTGGTGTCCTGAGAGGTCCCTCAGCAGGTGTCTCTGTTTATCTCTTAGCATGGTGCTGGTGGAGAGCATCCCTCAACATGTCAAGTTCAAAGCCAACGTAACGTTCGGCATCCCTCTGGAAAAAGCCTGGAAAGATCTTATCTCCATGGCAACGGACCAAGTGGACGTGTCCTCTTTCTACTGGACTTTAACTGGGGAAGACATTAACATTAACTCTTCCTCTGACATCACTGTGAGTTATCAgctaaaacagagagaaacatcGGAACATGCACATCTAATGTGTGTGGGACATGCCAACATTactgtgtgtcctctgcaggGAAGAGACATCCTGAAAGAACTGGAAGAGTTGCCCTCCAGGAACGTATCTGTCCGAGTGGTGACCAGTGTCCCCACCGTTAGAACCAACTCCACAGATTTAAAGATCTTAAAACAGAAAGGTTTGAAAGTGACTCCCCTCTTCTTGTTCTCTACATTCCCTGCAGTGTGTTTTGATGTGTTACTTGTAGCTTGTCCCCTCTTTGGTTTTCTGTAGGAGTTCAGGTGAGGAAGGTGAACTTTGGCCGCTTGACACGGGGCGTCCTCCACAGCAAGCTCTGGATAGTTGACAGAACACATGTGTTTATTGGGAGTGCCAACATGGACTGGAGGGCTCTCACACAGGTAAGACCTAAAATCTAAAATGACACGTGCTTATTTGACACCTTAAAGCACTGTCAAACTATTTCATGATTCACTTTTGTCGGTAGGTGAAGGAACTGGGGGTAGTCGTTTATGACTGCCCCAGTCTCGCAAAGGACCTACATAAGATTTTCCAGTCCTACTGGGTGATGGGAGAGTCCAACAGCTCCCTGCCACAGCCCTGGCCTGCAGAGTATGACACTGCCATCAACAAAGATCACCCCCTGCTGGTGAAAACTGGTAATGTCTCCAGCAGGATGTACCTCACAGTGAGTTTCTTATAAGTTTCAGTTCCTTTTTACAGGACACTGTTGTTCTGGTGTATAAaaggttgtttgtgtgtgtgtgtgttttttgggggggttttCGTATACATTTATTGATTTGACACATTTAACACTTAATGCATATAAAAGCTCTCCCCGATTAGAATAGtgttatataaaatacaaagagtAACATTAATACTAAGAATACAAACTAaatcaaacaacacatttaataaagaaCTGAAAAAGGATTAAAGGCGAACAATTTTACAGGAAAAGATAAGTAATGaatataaaaggaaaataaaatgcaataaaaatacGGTCACACATATAGGACAGAGTATGGAACACATTCCTCACAATGAAATTAGTTTGAGTCCTCAAATGTAGCCTCTCACTTCCAATACGTCTTCAACACCATTTCTTTTGAACAAGTTCCCAAAAAATCTCCCAAATATTAACAAACTCAGAAGCTTTAATCCTCACTATATGTCGGTAAGCTTTTCAAGAGCCGAACTTGCTGTTAAATCTTTCAACCAACATCCAAAAGAGGGGCAACTTCTTCTCCTGTAGCAAACACAGGTCAACCATCACCACCATGCCCAAAACACACAGCCTGGGACTTAAAGTGTGTGTATTACAATTTCAGCCACCTCCAGACTTCAAACTGTTACCTCATGGAGGTCAGGttttatgaatgaaatgttttagttatttttgttGGTATTATTATTCAATATTGGTGTTTCACCC
Encoded here:
- the pld4 gene encoding phospholipase D4 isoform X2, translating into MVLVESIPQHVKFKANVTFGIPLEKAWKDLISMATDQVDVSSFYWTLTGEDININSSSDITGRDILKELEELPSRNVSVRVVTSVPTVRTNSTDLKILKQKGVQVRKVNFGRLTRGVLHSKLWIVDRTHVFIGSANMDWRALTQVKELGVVVYDCPSLAKDLHKIFQSYWVMGESNSSLPQPWPAEYDTAINKDHPLLVKTGNVSSRMYLTGSPPSFCPPSRTQDLEAILSIISEAQHYVDVAVMEYFPTTRFERPQRYWPFIDDAIRTAAFERRVRIRMLISCGRDSDPSMLLFLQSLASMDSPHHDISIQIKLYIVPVGNQSDIPYSRVNHNKYMVTDKVAYIGTSNWSGDYFLTTAGVGLVISQHAPHPEWKTKALQGQLRAVFDRDWNSEFAVNLADLGHHPDCALSR
- the pld4 gene encoding phospholipase D4 isoform X1; translated protein: MTSLYSSLHDNYVPNKRRSTSCVTLAVVLGCLTVLGILLAIAVLERPAAPKDHETLPQDTGGGNFSTEQCRMVLVESIPQHVKFKANVTFGIPLEKAWKDLISMATDQVDVSSFYWTLTGEDININSSSDITGRDILKELEELPSRNVSVRVVTSVPTVRTNSTDLKILKQKGVQVRKVNFGRLTRGVLHSKLWIVDRTHVFIGSANMDWRALTQVKELGVVVYDCPSLAKDLHKIFQSYWVMGESNSSLPQPWPAEYDTAINKDHPLLVKTGNVSSRMYLTGSPPSFCPPSRTQDLEAILSIISEAQHYVDVAVMEYFPTTRFERPQRYWPFIDDAIRTAAFERRVRIRMLISCGRDSDPSMLLFLQSLASMDSPHHDISIQIKLYIVPVGNQSDIPYSRVNHNKYMVTDKVAYIGTSNWSGDYFLTTAGVGLVISQHAPHPEWKTKALQGQLRAVFDRDWNSEFAVNLADLGHHPDCALSR